A window from Fragaria vesca subsp. vesca linkage group LG5, FraVesHawaii_1.0, whole genome shotgun sequence encodes these proteins:
- the LOC101307207 gene encoding uncharacterized protein LOC101307207, which yields MVLEQIWEKKKTQVHAKLASKGNAKALILNAMEGVKPNEMMICYADEQAYARLCHCETTKLILCHREALDKMGKLSQTSLSQLVFTTLSLELQDVRRLVFHVCTARMNLSEEVDWGVYHSEIRDSGLQIVTVGSFTYQGTSGWWKYVIGTWRL from the exons ATGGTACTTGAGCAAATATGGGAGAAAAAGAAAACACAAGTTCATGCCAAGCTTGCCAGCAAAGGGAATGCAAAGGCGCTGATTTTGAATGCTATGGAAGGGGTCAAGCCCAATGAGATGATGATATGTTATGCTGATGAACAAGCGTACGCAAGATTATGTCATTGTGAAACAACGAAGCTCATTTTATGTCATAGAGAAGCACTCGACAAAATGGGCAAACTAAGTCAAACCTCATTGTCTCAGCTGGTATTCACTACATTGAGTTTAGAATTGCAAGATGTCAGAAGACTTGTTTTTCATGTTTGCACTGCTAGAATGAACTTGAGTGAGGAGGTAGACTGGGGAGTTTATCATTCAGAAATTCGAGATTCAGGCCTTCAGATTGTTACAGTTGGTTCATTTACA TATCAAGGCACGAGTGGATGGTGGAAATATGTCATTGGTACTTGGAGACTTTGA